In Variovorax paradoxus, a single genomic region encodes these proteins:
- a CDS encoding STN domain-containing protein → MKFDIPAQPLAAALQAFAQATGQSVFFDGQLAAGLESAPVQGELAPRDALQRLLAGTRLAARYADETTFTLVETEAAPLPAPMPPAAPTDAAAVPDDGNARIVQQAVERTLCRWPRAQPGSYRALLQLWVGPAGHVRRTRMLTSTGIAQRDAALEAAMSSLVLTPPADGATDEPLTILLLPSTGVSTDICAGVTPRAAS, encoded by the coding sequence ATGAAATTCGACATTCCCGCGCAGCCGCTGGCAGCCGCCCTGCAGGCGTTCGCGCAAGCGACGGGGCAGTCGGTTTTCTTCGACGGGCAACTGGCGGCGGGGCTCGAATCGGCGCCGGTGCAAGGCGAGCTGGCGCCGCGCGACGCATTGCAGCGCCTGCTGGCCGGCACGCGGCTCGCGGCGCGCTATGCCGACGAGACCACCTTCACCCTGGTCGAGACCGAGGCGGCGCCACTGCCCGCGCCCATGCCTCCCGCCGCGCCGACCGACGCGGCGGCGGTGCCCGACGACGGCAACGCGCGCATCGTGCAGCAGGCAGTGGAACGCACGCTGTGCCGCTGGCCGCGTGCCCAGCCTGGCAGCTACCGCGCGTTGCTGCAGCTGTGGGTCGGCCCGGCCGGCCATGTGCGGCGCACGCGCATGCTGACCTCCACGGGCATCGCCCAGCGCGATGCGGCGCTCGAGGCCGCCATGAGCTCGCTGGTGCTCACCCCGCCGGCCGACGGCGCCACCGACGAGCCGCTCACCATCCTGCTGCTGCCCAGCACGGGCGTCAGCACCGACATCTGCGCGGGCGTCACGCCGCGCGCGGCTTCCTGA
- the alkB gene encoding DNA oxidative demethylase AlkB, whose product MTTTLALFDDPPRQEREPLGPGAFVLPGFALPFVDELLPAIRAVEARAPFRHLVTPGGFTMSVALTNCGALGWTSDRRGYRYSPFDPDSGLPWPAMPEPLALLAREAAAKAGFDGFAPDACLVNRYAPGARLSLHQDKDEHDYGAPIVSVSLGMPAVFLFGGLARGDKTVRVPLVHGDVVVWGGEDRLRYHGVLPLKEAPHPLLGAQRINLTFRKAG is encoded by the coding sequence ATGACGACGACGCTCGCTTTGTTCGACGACCCGCCCCGCCAAGAACGCGAACCGCTCGGCCCCGGCGCCTTCGTGCTGCCCGGCTTCGCGCTGCCTTTCGTCGATGAGTTGCTGCCCGCGATCCGCGCGGTGGAAGCGCGTGCGCCATTTCGGCATCTGGTCACGCCGGGCGGCTTCACCATGTCCGTCGCGCTCACCAACTGCGGTGCGCTCGGCTGGACCAGCGACCGGCGCGGCTACCGCTACAGCCCCTTCGACCCCGACAGCGGCCTGCCCTGGCCCGCGATGCCGGAGCCCCTCGCACTGCTCGCGCGCGAGGCCGCCGCGAAAGCCGGCTTCGACGGATTCGCGCCCGACGCCTGTCTGGTCAACCGCTACGCGCCGGGTGCGCGGCTGTCGCTGCACCAGGACAAGGACGAGCATGACTACGGCGCGCCGATCGTGTCGGTCTCGCTCGGCATGCCGGCCGTGTTCCTGTTCGGCGGACTGGCGCGCGGTGACAAGACCGTACGCGTGCCGCTCGTGCATGGCGACGTGGTGGTGTGGGGCGGCGAAGACCGGCTGCGCTACCACGGCGTGCTGCCGCTGAAGGAAGCGCCGCACCCGCTGCTGGGCGCGCAGCGCATCAACCTCACATTCCGCAAGGCGGGCTGA
- a CDS encoding RNA polymerase sigma factor has product MDSKDTPGFLRGLLTSRYVDFRNRLRRRFGSDDVADDVLHETWLRVNRMSDPGPVASPMAYLLRIASNVAEDRRIANGRLLDFVEVEELLHFADDSRDPARVSEARSEVQALERALEELPRRRREIFLASRVDETPHKDIALRYGVSVRIVEREVKAALVHCAGRLGRDVIQRFGPGAGKQSLIEE; this is encoded by the coding sequence GTGGACTCGAAGGACACCCCCGGTTTCCTGCGCGGCCTGCTGACGAGCCGGTATGTCGACTTTCGCAACCGGCTGCGCCGCCGCTTCGGCTCCGACGACGTGGCCGACGACGTGCTGCACGAGACCTGGTTGCGCGTGAACCGCATGAGCGACCCCGGCCCGGTGGCCAGCCCGATGGCCTACCTGCTGCGCATCGCGTCGAACGTGGCGGAAGACAGGCGCATCGCCAACGGGCGGCTGCTCGATTTCGTCGAGGTCGAGGAGCTGCTGCACTTTGCCGACGACAGCCGCGACCCGGCGCGCGTGTCGGAGGCGCGCAGCGAGGTGCAGGCGCTGGAGCGCGCGCTCGAAGAGCTGCCGCGGCGCCGCCGCGAGATCTTCCTGGCCTCGCGCGTGGACGAGACGCCGCACAAGGACATCGCGCTGCGTTACGGCGTGTCGGTGCGCATCGTCGAGCGCGAGGTGAAGGCCGCGCTGGTGCATTGCGCGGGCCGTTTGGGGCGCGATGTGATCCAGAGGTTCGGTCCCGGGGCCGGAAAACAGTCATTGATAGAAGAATGA
- a CDS encoding ABC transporter ATP-binding protein encodes MQATTTTDTKKSNSPGNAIRELYAALWHFAAGARAQLLGATALLASSQLIRLALPYLAGQAINALQRGELNGAGRWIAALAGVYVGAWALHGPGRILERNVGMRVRETLADQLYARIAAAPLAWHDGHHSGQLQHRVHQASRALSDFAQNQFIWLTNAVNFVGPLVALALLSRTSGVTALAGYVLIGLVIVRIDRALMKLARAENDADRRYVAALLDFLGNASTVIGLRLQGASRLLLRRRMAAISLPLKRTVVLNEGKWFAVDLMGLALTWGLVVVYVWQARAPGQAVMLGAVFMIYQYAQQAAGVVTSVAANFSFFARMHTDYSSAEPIWQAPSGDVAASVPEQVPEQVPERERIDATAVWSRIDVDGLQWRYAARGEQQTEAADPVTVRSSGLHDVKLSLRRGERVALVGPSGGGKSTLLRVLAGLYPPDSGSLSLDGRPVDWTQLRRLATLIPQETELFEASVRENLAFGQPRDDAQLLAALHTSTFDEVLKANHGDLDTAVSERGFNLSGGQRQRLCLARGVLAAQGSSLLLLDEPTSALDAGTEARVLERIAGAFPDACVVASIHRLSLLERFDTVVLMEAGHVVDYGPRDAVLGRQPLLQRMVAPATR; translated from the coding sequence ATGCAGGCGACAACGACCACCGACACGAAGAAGAGCAACAGCCCCGGCAACGCGATCCGCGAACTCTATGCCGCCCTATGGCACTTCGCCGCCGGCGCGCGTGCGCAGCTGCTGGGCGCGACGGCGCTGCTCGCCTCGTCGCAGCTCATCCGCCTGGCGCTGCCCTATCTTGCCGGGCAGGCCATCAATGCACTGCAGCGCGGCGAACTGAACGGCGCCGGCCGCTGGATCGCGGCACTGGCCGGCGTGTACGTGGGCGCATGGGCGCTGCACGGGCCGGGGCGCATCCTGGAGCGCAACGTGGGCATGCGGGTGCGCGAGACGCTGGCCGACCAGCTCTATGCGCGCATCGCCGCCGCGCCGCTCGCCTGGCACGACGGCCACCACTCGGGCCAACTGCAGCACCGCGTGCACCAGGCGAGCCGGGCGCTGTCGGACTTCGCGCAGAACCAGTTCATCTGGCTCACCAACGCCGTCAACTTCGTCGGGCCGCTGGTGGCGCTGGCGCTGCTGTCGCGCACCAGCGGTGTGACGGCGCTTGCGGGCTACGTGCTGATCGGCCTCGTCATCGTGCGCATCGACCGCGCGCTCATGAAACTCGCGCGCGCCGAGAACGACGCGGATCGGCGGTACGTGGCCGCGCTGCTCGACTTCCTGGGCAATGCGTCGACCGTCATCGGCCTGCGGCTGCAGGGTGCGTCGCGCCTGCTGCTGCGCAGGCGCATGGCCGCGATATCGCTGCCGCTGAAACGCACCGTGGTGCTCAACGAAGGCAAGTGGTTCGCGGTCGACCTCATGGGGCTGGCGCTGACCTGGGGGCTGGTCGTGGTGTACGTGTGGCAGGCGCGCGCGCCGGGTCAGGCGGTGATGCTGGGGGCCGTGTTCATGATCTACCAGTACGCGCAGCAGGCGGCCGGCGTCGTCACCTCCGTGGCCGCGAACTTCAGCTTCTTCGCGCGCATGCACACCGACTACAGCAGCGCGGAGCCGATCTGGCAGGCCCCCTCGGGCGACGTGGCCGCGAGCGTGCCCGAGCAGGTGCCGGAGCAGGTGCCGGAGCGCGAGCGCATCGATGCGACGGCGGTGTGGAGCCGCATCGATGTCGACGGACTGCAATGGCGCTATGCGGCGCGGGGAGAGCAGCAAACCGAGGCAGCCGACCCCGTGACGGTGCGCAGCAGCGGCCTGCACGACGTGAAGCTGAGCCTGCGCCGTGGCGAGCGGGTCGCGCTGGTCGGGCCCAGCGGCGGCGGCAAGAGCACTCTGCTGCGCGTTCTGGCCGGGCTGTACCCGCCGGACAGCGGCAGCTTGTCGCTCGATGGCAGGCCTGTCGACTGGACGCAACTGCGCCGCCTCGCCACGCTCATCCCCCAGGAGACCGAACTGTTCGAAGCCAGCGTGCGCGAAAACCTCGCCTTCGGCCAGCCGCGCGACGACGCCCAACTGCTGGCCGCGCTGCACACCAGCACCTTCGACGAAGTGCTGAAGGCGAACCACGGCGACCTCGACACCGCCGTATCGGAGCGGGGCTTCAATCTTTCAGGCGGACAGCGGCAGCGACTGTGCCTGGCGCGCGGCGTGCTGGCCGCGCAAGGCAGTTCATTGCTGCTGCTCGACGAGCCGACCAGCGCGCTCGATGCGGGCACCGAGGCGCGCGTGCTGGAGCGCATCGCTGGTGCGTTTCCGGATGCCTGCGTGGTGGCGTCGATCCACAGGCTGAGCCTGCTGGAGCGCTTCGATACGGTGGTGCTGATGGAGGCAGGGCATGTGGTCGACTACGGGCCGCGGGATGCGGTGCTGGGGCGGCAGCCGCTGCTGCAGCGGATGGTGGCACCGGCGACTAGATGA
- a CDS encoding FecR family protein: MTTPSDDRADLEAQARDWLVRLTSGRATTVDAQDFKRWCGRSPLHAQVMAETSRLWDATRPAAEAVAQRMRAAEASPRAAVAAIAHPGRRYFLGAALAAGAAAFVVVRPPARLWPALSDMTADYSTATGEQRQVVLADSVVVEMNTQTSFNLARGAEGEPAALDLLAGEAQVLLNTARAAPFTLTAGGGKLVAAAGSRFNVRATGSEVCVTCLAGSVELNYGGRVLVAAESQQINYGGRRAELARKPDLSVVNAWRDRVLVFNDTPLSAVVEEINRYRPGRLIVTNAELGRRKVQARLRLEQLARVETLIGASYGAKVTTLPAGIVLLG, encoded by the coding sequence ATGACCACCCCGTCCGACGACCGCGCCGACCTGGAAGCCCAGGCGCGGGACTGGCTCGTGCGCCTGACCTCGGGCCGCGCAACCACGGTCGACGCACAAGACTTCAAGCGCTGGTGCGGCCGCAGCCCGCTGCACGCTCAGGTAATGGCCGAGACCTCCCGGCTGTGGGACGCGACCCGGCCCGCCGCCGAGGCGGTGGCGCAGCGCATGCGCGCGGCCGAAGCGTCGCCGCGTGCCGCGGTGGCGGCCATTGCGCATCCGGGGCGCCGCTATTTCCTGGGCGCCGCGCTGGCCGCCGGCGCCGCTGCCTTCGTCGTGGTGCGCCCGCCCGCCAGGCTGTGGCCCGCGCTGTCCGACATGACGGCCGACTACAGCACCGCCACCGGCGAGCAGCGCCAGGTGGTGCTGGCCGATTCCGTGGTGGTCGAGATGAACACCCAGACCAGCTTCAACCTCGCGCGCGGCGCCGAGGGCGAGCCCGCCGCGCTCGACCTGCTGGCGGGCGAGGCGCAGGTGCTCCTGAATACCGCGCGCGCCGCGCCGTTCACGCTGACGGCCGGCGGCGGCAAGCTGGTGGCCGCCGCGGGCAGCCGCTTCAACGTGCGCGCCACCGGCTCCGAGGTGTGCGTGACCTGCCTGGCCGGCTCGGTCGAGCTGAACTACGGCGGCCGCGTGCTGGTGGCCGCCGAGTCGCAGCAGATCAACTACGGCGGGCGCCGCGCCGAGCTTGCGCGCAAGCCCGACCTCTCGGTCGTGAACGCATGGCGCGACCGTGTGCTGGTGTTCAACGACACGCCGCTGTCGGCCGTGGTGGAAGAAATCAACCGCTACCGCCCGGGCCGGCTGATCGTCACCAACGCCGAGCTGGGCCGCCGCAAGGTGCAGGCGCGGTTGCGGCTGGAGCAGCTCGCGCGCGTCGAGACGCTGATCGGCGCCAGCTACGGCGCCAAGGTCACCACGCTGCCGGCCGGCATCGTGCTGCTCGGCTGA